One region of Vibrio pelagius genomic DNA includes:
- a CDS encoding methyl-accepting chemotaxis protein — MKLTLKQKLIGASLSAVVVMATVLTWLSANQLFEQTRSGIYTRAESVSEAASEGIKNWIDIRRDIASAFNDFSQESDVVPYLKQARIAGGFDDIFLGTPEGGMYRSHPERNRAGYDPRQRPWYQEANAAGKQIITTAYTDAITKALLVTIAEPVRKNGQFVGVVGADVLIDQLVSDVISLDVGDNAYAMLIDATDGTFLAHPNSALSLKSVSELSNDISMSTIENAVRTGSIEVINEGGKEKLLYFTKVPDTNWIFAVQMDRATEEASHSTLLTQLITTAVIITLVVIALVSWLVGFLFRDLNRVSLALEEIASGEGDLTQRLEPKSDDEIGQLAENFNRFVGNMHTMVLKLSEVSASLANQARQTASQAEERSARIQMQQDEINMVATAVNEMAAATQEIAGNADHTAQNSSEAVGACEHGTGQVTQTQNSIQNLAQEVQVATNVIIELEEHGNSINAILSNIQGIAEQTNLLALNAAIEAARAGEQGRGFAVVADEVRVLSQRTHGSTQEIQQTIELLQGTTGKAVSIMNDSRSLAETSVDDANSAAASLTQIHAAVERISDMATQIASAAEEQASVTSEITRNTEGIRDVSNELADEAHQAAEQAAQLSELSHELENEISRFKL; from the coding sequence ATGAAACTAACATTAAAGCAAAAGTTGATAGGCGCAAGCTTATCAGCAGTGGTAGTTATGGCAACTGTGTTGACATGGCTCTCTGCAAACCAACTATTTGAACAAACTCGTAGCGGTATTTACACGCGAGCAGAAAGTGTCTCGGAAGCAGCTTCTGAAGGTATTAAAAATTGGATTGATATTCGTAGAGACATTGCATCTGCATTTAATGATTTTTCGCAAGAGAGCGATGTTGTTCCCTATCTAAAACAAGCTCGCATTGCGGGTGGCTTTGACGATATTTTCCTTGGTACACCAGAAGGTGGTATGTACCGCTCTCATCCAGAGCGTAACCGCGCAGGCTATGACCCACGCCAACGTCCTTGGTATCAAGAAGCAAACGCTGCAGGTAAGCAGATCATCACAACGGCGTACACGGATGCGATCACTAAAGCGCTTCTAGTAACAATCGCTGAACCTGTACGTAAGAATGGTCAATTCGTTGGTGTTGTTGGAGCCGACGTATTGATTGATCAACTGGTTAGCGATGTAATCAGCCTTGATGTAGGCGACAACGCATACGCAATGTTGATCGATGCAACAGACGGTACATTCTTAGCACACCCAAATTCAGCATTGAGCTTAAAGTCAGTGAGCGAACTGTCTAACGATATCTCGATGTCGACTATTGAGAACGCAGTTCGTACCGGTAGTATCGAGGTCATTAACGAAGGTGGTAAAGAGAAGCTGCTTTACTTCACTAAAGTGCCAGACACGAACTGGATCTTTGCGGTTCAAATGGATCGCGCAACAGAAGAAGCGAGCCACTCAACACTTCTTACTCAGTTAATCACGACTGCTGTCATCATCACTTTAGTGGTTATCGCACTAGTGTCTTGGCTAGTAGGCTTCTTGTTCCGTGACCTTAACCGCGTATCTCTTGCTCTTGAAGAAATTGCATCAGGTGAAGGCGATTTAACTCAACGTCTTGAACCTAAGAGCGATGATGAGATTGGTCAACTGGCTGAAAACTTTAACCGCTTTGTGGGCAATATGCATACTATGGTACTCAAGCTGAGTGAAGTATCGGCTTCTCTGGCGAACCAAGCTCGTCAAACCGCTTCTCAAGCGGAAGAACGTAGTGCTCGTATCCAGATGCAACAAGATGAGATCAACATGGTTGCGACTGCCGTAAATGAAATGGCTGCAGCTACTCAAGAGATCGCAGGCAACGCAGATCACACCGCACAGAACTCATCAGAAGCGGTAGGGGCATGTGAGCACGGTACGGGTCAAGTGACTCAAACTCAAAACTCGATTCAGAACCTTGCGCAAGAAGTTCAAGTAGCAACCAATGTTATTATTGAGCTAGAAGAACACGGTAACAGCATCAACGCGATTCTTTCGAACATTCAAGGTATTGCAGAGCAGACTAACCTTCTGGCATTGAACGCGGCGATTGAAGCGGCACGTGCTGGTGAACAAGGTCGTGGCTTTGCTGTCGTAGCTGATGAAGTGCGTGTTCTAAGCCAACGCACACACGGCTCTACGCAAGAAATCCAACAAACCATTGAACTGCTTCAAGGCACAACCGGTAAAGCGGTTAGTATCATGAACGATAGCCGTTCGCTCGCTGAAACCAGTGTAGATGATGCAAACTCTGCTGCCGCGAGCCTAACGCAGATTCACGCTGCGGTTGAACGTATCAGTGACATGGCGACACAAATTGCTTCTGCGGCAGAAGAGCAAGCATCGGTAACGTCTGAGATTACTCGCAATACTGAAGGTATTCGTGACGTGTCAAATGAACTGGCTGATGAAGCGCACCAAGCTGCAGAGCAAGCGGCTCAACTGTCTGAACTTTCTCATGAACTAGAGAACGAAATCAGCCGCTTCAAGCTGTAA
- a CDS encoding cache domain-containing protein has product MPLKAKLILLSLLPLLLVMALTSWISVFQAKTLGEKEVELFHASLIKSKESALKDLVDLAFDAISHIYNDPDMNQDEAQQTVKAIISKLSYGSDGYFFVYDEFGTNLVHPVMPELQGENLLHLQDENGNYLIESLLAQARSGGGFHHYLWQKPSTNEIVPKLSYASWLSKWNWMIGTGLYIEDVSQEVTNMQSAVNNNIETTFFTMVVIVTVTVAVIVVLTLAVNLHEHRIADKSLKELAHKTVMFQEDEKKHLARELHDGINQLLVSSKCHLELLGTKLDDDTQKRHLEKCQNSLMTAINEVRHISHNLRPSALDDLGLEAALNSLLIDFKSHSEIETEAVISLNGLKLKSEVTTTLYRVAQESLTNIEKHASANSVSVALQPLGSMLQLIIRDDGVGFDVSATLRKSGIGLRNMRERVEFIGGEFELESEPGFGTEITVLLKLDGLVYG; this is encoded by the coding sequence ATGCCTCTAAAAGCGAAACTGATTCTTTTGAGTCTATTACCCTTGTTGTTGGTAATGGCTCTCACCAGTTGGATCTCTGTTTTCCAAGCTAAGACTTTGGGTGAAAAAGAGGTGGAGCTATTCCATGCAAGCCTGATTAAATCCAAAGAGTCTGCGTTGAAAGATCTGGTTGATCTGGCGTTTGATGCTATCTCTCACATCTACAACGATCCCGATATGAACCAAGACGAAGCTCAGCAAACCGTTAAGGCGATCATCAGCAAATTGAGTTATGGTTCAGATGGTTACTTCTTTGTTTATGACGAGTTTGGCACCAATCTGGTTCATCCTGTAATGCCTGAATTACAGGGAGAAAACCTTCTTCATCTTCAAGACGAAAACGGCAATTATCTGATTGAGTCGTTGCTGGCTCAGGCGAGAAGTGGCGGTGGCTTTCACCATTATCTGTGGCAGAAGCCGTCGACTAATGAGATTGTTCCTAAACTGAGCTACGCGTCATGGCTAAGTAAATGGAATTGGATGATAGGAACCGGGCTATATATTGAAGATGTCTCTCAAGAAGTGACCAATATGCAGTCTGCGGTCAATAACAATATCGAAACCACTTTCTTCACCATGGTGGTTATTGTAACCGTGACGGTGGCCGTGATTGTGGTGCTGACACTTGCGGTTAACCTGCATGAACATCGTATTGCAGACAAGAGCCTGAAAGAGCTTGCCCATAAGACAGTGATGTTCCAAGAAGACGAGAAAAAGCATTTGGCTCGTGAGCTGCATGACGGGATCAATCAATTACTTGTATCGAGTAAATGTCACCTAGAGCTGTTAGGGACTAAACTGGATGATGACACCCAGAAACGACATTTGGAGAAGTGCCAGAACTCATTAATGACGGCAATTAATGAAGTTAGGCATATTTCTCACAATCTGCGCCCAAGTGCTTTGGATGATTTAGGGCTTGAAGCGGCGCTGAATTCACTGTTGATTGATTTCAAATCACACTCTGAGATAGAGACAGAAGCGGTAATCAGTTTAAACGGTTTAAAGTTGAAATCAGAAGTGACAACAACACTTTATCGTGTTGCTCAGGAGTCACTAACGAATATAGAGAAACACGCAAGTGCTAATAGTGTGAGTGTTGCACTTCAGCCTTTGGGAAGCATGTTGCAGCTGATTATACGCGATGACGGTGTCGGTTTTGATGTCAGTGCAACACTACGCAAGTCGGGCATTGGACTGCGCAATATGCGTGAACGTGTTGAGTTTATCGGCGGTGAATTTGAATTGGAAAGTGAGCCGGGTTTCGGCACTGAAATCACCGTATTATTAAAATTAGATGGATTAGTTTATGGATAA
- a CDS encoding BCCT family transporter, producing MTKGIDKYSIDSTDYTVGQDNVQKWGFDVHNPVFGISAGLIALFLIAILVTDTASAKAALDGVKWQIINSFDWLFIWSGNIFVVFCLALIVSPFGKIRLGGNDATADYSFMSWLAMLFAAGMGIGLMFWSVAEPAAYFTGWYETPLGVEPNTPEAARLAMGATMYHWGLHPWAIYGVVALSLAFFTYNKGLPLSIRSIFYPILGDRAWGWAGHLVDILAVLATLFGLATSLGLGAQQAASGIQHVFGIEAGLSLQVIVISVVTLLAVVSVLRGIDGGVKVISNINMLVAFLLLILVGLIGYAVTLGSIPTTLMAYIENIIPLSNPHGREDEAWLHGWTVFYWAWWISWSPFVGMFIARVSKGRTVREFITAVLIVPTTVTIIWMSVFGGLAIDQIMNGVGELGTEGLTDISLAMFQMFDVLPFGTLLSIVAVILVLVFFITSSDSGSLVIDSITAGGKVDTPVPQRVFWAFLEGAIAVALLWVGGTEAVQALQAGAISTALPFTLILLLMCFSLLMGMRTEKR from the coding sequence ATGACTAAAGGTATAGATAAATATAGTATCGATAGTACCGACTACACGGTAGGTCAAGATAATGTACAAAAATGGGGTTTTGATGTTCACAACCCTGTTTTTGGTATTAGTGCGGGTCTTATTGCGCTGTTTTTAATTGCGATCTTGGTTACAGATACCGCGTCGGCTAAGGCGGCACTGGATGGTGTCAAATGGCAAATCATCAACTCGTTTGATTGGCTATTCATCTGGTCTGGTAACATTTTCGTGGTGTTCTGCCTAGCTTTGATCGTCTCACCTTTTGGTAAGATTCGTTTGGGTGGTAATGACGCAACGGCTGATTACTCGTTCATGTCGTGGTTGGCAATGTTGTTCGCCGCAGGCATGGGTATTGGCCTAATGTTTTGGAGTGTGGCAGAGCCAGCAGCTTATTTCACCGGCTGGTATGAGACACCTCTTGGCGTTGAACCTAACACTCCAGAAGCGGCGCGTTTGGCAATGGGTGCAACCATGTACCACTGGGGTCTACACCCTTGGGCTATCTACGGTGTGGTTGCATTGTCTTTGGCGTTCTTTACTTACAACAAAGGTCTTCCGCTATCAATTCGCTCTATTTTCTATCCGATTTTAGGCGACCGCGCGTGGGGCTGGGCAGGTCACCTAGTTGATATCTTAGCGGTACTGGCAACGCTGTTTGGTCTTGCGACATCTCTTGGTTTAGGTGCACAGCAAGCCGCTTCAGGTATCCAGCATGTATTTGGTATTGAAGCAGGGTTGTCACTGCAAGTCATCGTTATCAGCGTTGTAACTTTGCTTGCTGTGGTATCAGTACTGCGTGGTATTGATGGTGGTGTAAAAGTCATCAGTAACATCAACATGTTGGTGGCATTCTTACTACTGATCTTGGTTGGTTTGATTGGCTACGCTGTTACTTTGGGATCTATTCCAACTACCTTGATGGCGTATATTGAGAACATTATTCCATTGAGTAATCCGCATGGTCGTGAAGATGAAGCTTGGCTGCACGGTTGGACGGTATTCTATTGGGCTTGGTGGATCTCTTGGTCACCATTTGTAGGTATGTTCATTGCGCGCGTTTCTAAGGGACGTACTGTTCGTGAATTTATCACAGCCGTACTGATTGTTCCGACGACAGTAACCATCATTTGGATGTCAGTGTTCGGTGGTTTGGCGATTGACCAAATTATGAATGGCGTTGGCGAACTGGGTACTGAAGGGCTCACTGATATCTCTTTAGCGATGTTCCAAATGTTTGATGTGCTGCCGTTTGGTACGCTGCTGTCAATTGTCGCAGTGATTCTCGTACTGGTGTTTTTCATTACTTCGTCAGATTCAGGCTCATTAGTGATCGATAGCATCACCGCGGGTGGTAAAGTTGATACTCCAGTACCGCAGCGTGTATTCTGGGCTTTCCTTGAAGGCGCAATTGCGGTAGCACTGCTTTGGGTTGGTGGTACAGAAGCGGTACAAGCACTGCAAGCTGGTGCGATTTCGACGGCTCTACCGTTTACACTTATTTTGTTATTGATGTGTTTCAGCCTGCTAATGGGTATGCGTACAGAGAAACGTTAA
- a CDS encoding TRAP transporter large permease, whose product MIGIVMFFVALFALLLGFPVAFTFGGIALIFGVWAEGMDMFAFMPYRIQSIMENTVLMAVPLFVFMGLVLQKTRLAEQLLESMGKLFGGVRGGIAISTVLVGALLAASTGVVGASVVAMGLISLPVMLKYNYDKGLACGTICASGTLGQIIPPSIVLILLGDVLGVPVGDLFQAAVWPGLVLVGAYVLYILIYAKMNPEAAQAIPSDDNISRKQEVITALKAVIPPLALIVVVLGSIFAGVATPTESAALGGAGAIVLALLYRQFSWTMVYEASKETVKVTAMVFAILLGATAFSMAFTYTGGDYLVEEWMLQIPGEKWGFLIITMLVILILGFFIDFVEICFIIVPIIAPVAEILGINMTWFAILIAMNLQTSFLTPPFGFSLFYLKGVAPKGVTTRDIYRGVMPFIGIQILVLASLLVFPEFYGM is encoded by the coding sequence ATGATCGGTATTGTAATGTTTTTTGTAGCCTTGTTTGCGTTGCTACTTGGCTTCCCGGTTGCGTTCACCTTTGGTGGTATCGCGTTGATTTTTGGTGTGTGGGCCGAAGGCATGGATATGTTTGCCTTCATGCCTTATCGAATCCAATCCATCATGGAAAATACGGTATTGATGGCGGTGCCACTGTTCGTGTTCATGGGTTTGGTATTACAGAAAACTCGTCTTGCTGAGCAGTTACTTGAATCCATGGGTAAACTGTTTGGTGGTGTACGAGGCGGTATCGCTATCTCGACGGTTTTAGTTGGTGCGTTGCTAGCAGCCTCGACAGGTGTAGTAGGGGCTTCAGTGGTAGCTATGGGCCTTATTTCGCTCCCTGTTATGCTTAAGTACAACTACGATAAAGGATTAGCGTGTGGCACCATCTGTGCTTCAGGTACTCTGGGGCAGATCATTCCACCTTCTATCGTACTTATTCTATTAGGTGATGTGCTTGGTGTACCGGTTGGTGACCTTTTCCAAGCGGCAGTATGGCCTGGTTTGGTATTGGTTGGCGCTTATGTGCTGTATATCCTCATCTACGCAAAAATGAACCCTGAAGCGGCGCAAGCTATTCCAAGTGACGATAACATCAGTCGTAAGCAAGAAGTTATCACCGCGCTAAAAGCTGTAATTCCGCCACTAGCTCTCATTGTTGTGGTACTAGGTTCAATCTTTGCGGGTGTTGCGACGCCAACGGAATCAGCCGCGCTTGGTGGTGCTGGTGCTATCGTATTAGCGCTACTTTACCGTCAGTTTAGTTGGACAATGGTATACGAAGCATCAAAAGAGACAGTGAAAGTAACAGCAATGGTATTTGCCATTCTGTTGGGTGCAACCGCTTTTTCTATGGCGTTTACTTACACCGGTGGTGATTATCTAGTTGAAGAGTGGATGCTACAAATTCCGGGTGAGAAATGGGGCTTCCTTATCATCACGATGTTGGTTATTTTGATTCTTGGTTTCTTCATCGACTTTGTTGAAATCTGTTTCATCATCGTTCCAATCATTGCACCGGTTGCAGAGATCTTGGGCATCAACATGACGTGGTTTGCAATCTTGATCGCAATGAACCTACAAACCTCTTTCTTAACACCACCATTCGGATTTAGTTTGTTCTACCTGAAAGGGGTAGCGCCAAAAGGTGTGACGACTCGTGATATTTACCGTGGTGTAATGCCGTTTATCGGGATTCAGATACTGGTGCTTGCATCGCTACTGGTATTCCCTGAATTCTACGGAATGTGA
- a CDS encoding response regulator, whose product MDKPIKVVIVDDHQVVLDGFIARLHLEPKIEVIGSASNGLEAVEVVKDLQPDVVLMDVSMPIMNGIDATRLIKEETPDIKVLMLTMHDNREYIMKVMQSGAVGYMLKEISAEKMVQAIKTVNQGSTYFCEKVTQTLFTQPITPTQTAKNPLSRREEAVLKLVAKGESSKAIAKTLDISYRTVETHRQNIKHKLDIHSTAELAKFAVNSGLVE is encoded by the coding sequence ATGGATAAACCAATTAAAGTGGTGATCGTCGATGATCATCAAGTGGTATTAGATGGATTTATCGCGCGCTTGCACTTGGAGCCTAAGATCGAAGTCATTGGGTCAGCTAGCAATGGTTTGGAAGCGGTTGAAGTGGTGAAAGACCTACAACCTGATGTGGTGCTTATGGACGTCAGCATGCCGATCATGAATGGAATTGATGCCACTCGCTTGATCAAAGAAGAGACGCCGGATATCAAAGTGCTGATGCTAACCATGCACGACAACCGCGAATACATCATGAAGGTGATGCAGTCTGGGGCGGTGGGCTACATGCTCAAAGAGATCTCAGCAGAGAAAATGGTGCAAGCGATTAAGACGGTTAATCAAGGCTCGACCTACTTCTGTGAGAAGGTCACTCAGACGCTGTTTACACAGCCGATAACGCCCACTCAAACGGCAAAGAATCCGTTGAGTCGGCGGGAAGAGGCGGTACTGAAACTCGTTGCGAAAGGGGAGAGCAGTAAAGCCATCGCCAAGACATTGGATATTAGCTACCGAACGGTAGAAACGCACAGGCAAAATATAAAGCACAAGTTGGATATTCACTCGACTGCTGAGCTGGCGAAATTCGCGGTCAATTCAGGCCTTGTTGAATGA
- the cydC gene encoding heme ABC transporter ATP-binding protein/permease CydC, with the protein MRDLLPYLKLYKKHWFGLSLGMLLAFLTLAASIGLLTLSGWFISASAVAGLTIARETFNYMLPGGGVRGLAMSRTAGRWGERVVSHNATFKLLTDLRIFFFKKLAPLIPGRISNLRDADLLNRLVADVDAMDHVYLRLVSPVTVGVLGIFFLTAFLMWFDSSLGLILGSILLIMLIIWPVLFYKLGQRNGGELTQNKAELRVTTLDWIEGYSELTLFGAEERYRNAILNTQQKLMANQFVNANLTGMASAALMLFNGLTLVLMLWLAADGVGGNAPDPLIALMAFATMASFELLMPIAGAFQHLGQTLTSARRLNEVILSEPEVQFNDSKLDIDQPLDIQFNAVSFQYPDSERTVLNSVDLSIPANNKVAIVGQTGSGKSTLIQLLTRYWDPKRGVISIAGIDLTQWNESQLRESISVVSQRVDILNGSLRDNLLIAKPQASDEELKSILSSVGLEKLLEDNALDAWLGDGGRQLSGGEKRRIGIARAILHDAPILLLDEPTEGLDKQTEKSIMALFEQHFEGKTVIFITHRLIGLEEMDSIVLIEQGEIVEQGSHSELLSAEGRYFQLRQAI; encoded by the coding sequence ATGCGTGATTTACTGCCTTACCTGAAACTATATAAGAAACATTGGTTTGGGCTGTCTTTGGGCATGCTCCTAGCGTTCTTAACTTTAGCCGCGTCTATCGGTTTGTTGACCCTGTCTGGTTGGTTCATTTCCGCTTCTGCGGTTGCTGGCCTGACGATCGCTCGTGAAACCTTTAACTACATGTTGCCAGGTGGCGGCGTGCGTGGTCTTGCAATGAGCCGTACCGCTGGCCGTTGGGGTGAGCGTGTAGTGAGCCACAATGCGACCTTCAAGCTGTTAACTGATCTACGTATCTTCTTCTTCAAAAAGCTGGCACCGCTTATCCCAGGTCGTATTTCAAATCTGCGTGATGCTGACCTACTTAACCGCTTAGTTGCTGATGTCGATGCAATGGACCATGTTTACCTACGACTGGTCAGCCCGGTGACAGTCGGTGTGTTAGGCATCTTCTTCCTAACCGCATTTTTGATGTGGTTTGATAGCTCTCTGGGCTTAATCTTAGGCTCTATCCTATTGATCATGTTGATCATCTGGCCGGTATTGTTCTACAAGCTGGGTCAACGCAACGGTGGCGAGCTAACTCAGAACAAAGCCGAGCTACGTGTTACCACATTGGATTGGATTGAAGGCTATAGCGAACTAACCCTGTTTGGCGCTGAAGAACGCTATCGCAATGCGATTCTGAACACGCAACAAAAGCTAATGGCGAATCAGTTCGTCAATGCCAACCTAACGGGTATGGCGTCAGCGGCATTGATGCTGTTCAACGGCTTAACTTTAGTGCTGATGTTGTGGCTTGCTGCAGACGGTGTTGGTGGCAACGCACCAGACCCACTGATCGCGTTGATGGCGTTCGCAACAATGGCAAGCTTTGAACTGCTAATGCCTATCGCAGGCGCGTTCCAACACTTGGGTCAAACGTTAACTTCGGCGCGTCGCTTGAATGAAGTAATTTTGTCTGAGCCAGAAGTTCAATTCAACGATAGCAAGCTTGATATTGACCAACCGTTGGATATTCAATTCAACGCGGTGTCATTCCAATATCCAGACTCTGAGCGCACGGTATTGAACTCGGTCGACCTATCGATTCCAGCGAACAACAAAGTGGCGATTGTCGGCCAAACAGGTTCAGGCAAGTCGACTTTGATTCAGTTGCTGACTCGCTATTGGGATCCAAAACGTGGCGTGATTTCGATTGCGGGTATCGACCTCACCCAATGGAATGAGAGCCAGCTACGTGAATCCATCAGTGTGGTAAGCCAGCGTGTTGATATCCTCAATGGTAGCCTGCGTGACAACCTACTTATTGCCAAGCCGCAAGCTAGCGACGAAGAGCTGAAAAGCATTCTGTCGAGCGTTGGTCTTGAGAAACTGCTTGAAGACAATGCACTCGATGCATGGCTAGGAGACGGAGGTCGTCAGCTTTCTGGTGGCGAGAAGCGTCGTATCGGCATTGCACGTGCCATTCTTCACGATGCCCCTATCCTACTGTTGGATGAGCCTACCGAAGGCTTAGATAAGCAGACAGAGAAAAGCATCATGGCGCTGTTTGAGCAGCACTTCGAAGGCAAGACGGTTATCTTCATTACTCACCGTTTGATTGGACTAGAGGAGATGGATTCTATCGTCTTGATTGAGCAGGGTGAGATTGTCGAGCAAGGCTCTCATAGTGAGCTACTGTCGGCTGAAGGTCGTTACTTCCAACTTCGACAAGCCATCTAA
- the azu gene encoding azurin — translation MSLRLIATTVALLGASFTAQAASDCEISIDASDQMKFSTDTLSVPASCKEVTLTLNHTGSLPAQSMGHNVVITDTASVQAVGIDGMSAGLDNNYVKPGDDRVYAFTRIIGGGESASVTFSTEKMQAGGDYSFICSFPGHWAIMKGKFEFK, via the coding sequence ATGTCTTTACGATTAATCGCAACCACCGTCGCTCTTCTCGGTGCGAGTTTTACTGCTCAAGCGGCTTCTGATTGTGAAATATCAATTGATGCCAGTGATCAAATGAAGTTTTCAACAGATACCCTAAGCGTGCCTGCTAGCTGCAAAGAAGTGACGCTAACACTGAACCACACTGGTTCTTTACCTGCACAATCAATGGGTCACAACGTTGTCATCACTGATACGGCATCGGTTCAAGCCGTCGGTATTGATGGCATGTCTGCTGGTCTAGATAACAACTACGTAAAACCGGGCGATGATCGTGTGTACGCCTTTACGCGCATTATTGGTGGGGGCGAATCAGCTTCTGTTACGTTCAGCACTGAGAAAATGCAAGCTGGTGGTGACTACTCGTTTATCTGTTCTTTCCCAGGCCACTGGGCGATCATGAAAGGTAAGTTTGAGTTTAAATAA
- a CDS encoding TRAP transporter small permease subunit, whose translation MRSLIYIERAFNRFGDFLGWLSSILFIMLLANVVYDVVMRYVFNDVSIAFQEMEWHLFSAVFLLGVPYAIKAGGHVRVDLFYERLSNRAQAIIDLLGTIFFLFPFCLLVAWYGIDFAKESYSLGETSGDPGGLPYRWIIKAMIPLSFLFMAISGVGLMLHSLNKIFNPHLIQSHEQK comes from the coding sequence ATGAGAAGTCTAATTTATATCGAACGAGCCTTTAATCGTTTTGGTGATTTCCTTGGCTGGTTATCCAGCATCCTGTTCATCATGTTGCTAGCCAATGTGGTGTATGACGTTGTGATGCGTTATGTATTTAACGACGTGTCGATTGCGTTTCAAGAGATGGAATGGCACCTATTCTCGGCTGTATTCCTACTTGGTGTTCCTTATGCTATCAAAGCGGGCGGCCACGTACGTGTTGACCTGTTCTACGAGCGCCTTTCTAATCGCGCTCAAGCCATCATCGATCTACTAGGAACAATATTCTTCCTGTTCCCGTTCTGCCTGTTGGTAGCTTGGTACGGTATTGATTTTGCCAAAGAGAGTTACTCACTAGGTGAAACATCGGGAGATCCGGGCGGCTTGCCTTATCGCTGGATTATTAAAGCGATGATCCCATTGTCATTCCTATTTATGGCAATCAGTGGTGTTGGCCTGATGCTGCACTCGCTGAACAAAATATTTAACCCACACCTGATTCAGTCACACGAGCAAAAGTAA